Proteins from a single region of Chryseobacterium scophthalmum:
- a CDS encoding ArsR/SmtB family transcription factor: MGKTKSCIRIFADQTQIEQCREKLQSNAQAFNQLSSLLALAGNEVRLKIMFLLEEEDELCPCDLADIMGMSVPAISQHLRKMKDGDVIEARRSGQTIFYSLKAEHLRLLHPFFKIIINNKSKKELA, encoded by the coding sequence ATGGGAAAAACAAAATCGTGTATTAGAATATTTGCTGACCAAACTCAAATAGAACAATGCAGAGAAAAACTGCAGTCCAATGCTCAAGCTTTTAACCAATTAAGTAGTTTGTTAGCATTGGCTGGCAATGAAGTAAGACTTAAAATCATGTTCCTACTTGAAGAAGAAGACGAACTTTGCCCTTGCGACCTTGCTGATATTATGGGTATGAGCGTGCCAGCAATTTCTCAACATTTAAGAAAAATGAAAGATGGCGATGTAATAGAAGCCAGACGTTCAGGACAAACAATTTTTTATTCTCTTAAAGCAGAACATCTAAGACTACTACATCCTTTTTTCAAAATCATTATTAACAATAAATCAAAAAAAGAACTTGCATGA
- a CDS encoding RteC domain-containing protein produces MDKFYNETYRKLETAIQEQEIEIDNPIKRIEAIIQLIIKSLSDLKEFVLKNDFKDMEAEIYFFKYQKPVIVSKLIYYNAVYKIETKKPYGEKQVKKFLNKEINKLKKFFDNNLDFYKYYRSNNSFIDEKFFVRGKHDIRLWLDTFYFEADHRFSTSHDYKVAKIIANDLIQVYLEGQLNSNLTKIPDTSSLNWTGSKTALTELIYALYSHGVFNNGNTDIKLIAKIFEDTFNIELGDFYHTFMELKARKINRTKFLDSLCEALIKKMEEQ; encoded by the coding sequence ATGGATAAATTTTACAATGAGACATATCGTAAATTGGAAACTGCAATTCAGGAACAGGAGATTGAGATTGACAACCCTATAAAAAGGATTGAAGCGATTATACAGCTTATCATTAAAAGCCTTTCAGATTTAAAGGAGTTTGTACTAAAAAACGACTTTAAAGATATGGAGGCAGAAATCTATTTTTTCAAATATCAGAAACCTGTTATTGTTTCAAAGCTCATTTACTATAATGCTGTTTATAAAATCGAAACAAAAAAACCTTATGGAGAAAAACAGGTTAAAAAATTTCTGAACAAAGAAATAAACAAGCTCAAAAAATTCTTTGATAACAACCTTGATTTTTACAAGTATTATCGCAGCAATAATTCTTTCATTGATGAGAAATTTTTTGTGCGGGGAAAACACGACATAAGGCTGTGGTTGGACACTTTTTATTTTGAAGCTGACCATCGTTTTTCTACTTCACACGATTATAAAGTTGCTAAAATAATTGCTAATGACCTCATACAAGTTTATCTTGAAGGTCAGTTAAATAGTAATCTTACTAAGATACCCGACACTTCTTCACTCAATTGGACAGGAAGCAAAACAGCACTCACAGAGCTTATTTATGCACTGTATTCCCATGGTGTATTTAACAATGGGAATACAGATATAAAATTGATTGCCAAAATTTTTGAAGATACTTTTAATATTGAGTTAGGCGATTTTTACCACACGTTTATGGAATTGAAAGCCCGCAAGATAAATCGAACAAAATTTCTTGATAGCCTGTGTGAAGCACTGATAAAGAAAATGGAAGAACAATAA
- the mobA gene encoding conjugal transfer protein MobA: MNENNKKQLKKTGRRPKEDPATIRYTISFNEQEHARFLALFDKSGMQVKAHFITSCIFNKMIKTIQIDKGTVDFYMRLTSFHSQFRSIGVNYNQVVKLLYKNFSEKKAAAFLYKLEKQTAEMAMLCQKIIQLTEEFEAKHLKK; the protein is encoded by the coding sequence ATGAATGAAAACAACAAAAAGCAATTGAAAAAGACTGGACGCCGCCCCAAAGAAGACCCGGCGACCATTCGGTACACGATTTCCTTTAACGAGCAGGAACACGCTCGCTTTCTTGCCCTTTTTGATAAATCAGGTATGCAAGTAAAAGCACATTTTATAACGTCTTGCATCTTCAATAAAATGATAAAGACCATTCAGATTGACAAAGGAACGGTTGATTTTTATATGCGGCTGACCTCTTTTCACAGTCAGTTCCGTTCCATCGGAGTAAACTACAATCAGGTTGTGAAGCTATTGTACAAGAATTTTTCCGAGAAAAAAGCCGCAGCGTTTCTTTATAAACTGGAAAAACAAACGGCTGAAATGGCGATGTTATGTCAAAAAATTATTCAGCTAACCGAGGAATTTGAAGCCAAACACCTGAAAAAATAG
- a CDS encoding ParA family protein, which yields METKKKTLKISFSTQKGGVGKSTMTTLLASVLHYRLGFNVLVFDCDFPQHSLTNMRERDKKTIMQNDYHKKVAMKQFQTINKKAYPIIKSKAENALEMASEYVSQSAVAPDIIFFDLPGTANTKGVLTTLKMMDFIFSPITADRLVVESTLGFTKAFLELPKNIEGNDQQELWLFWNQVDGREKTSLYEAYQSVIKTLNLPIMETRIMDSKRFRKETDDTESYVFRSSLLPAEPQLMKATKMDLFVEEFLKITHL from the coding sequence ATGGAAACAAAGAAGAAAACCTTAAAAATCAGCTTCTCCACCCAAAAAGGCGGTGTGGGAAAATCTACGATGACCACCTTATTGGCGAGTGTGCTTCACTACCGCTTAGGTTTTAATGTGCTTGTATTTGATTGTGACTTTCCACAACACAGTCTGACCAATATGCGTGAACGGGATAAAAAGACCATAATGCAGAATGACTACCATAAAAAAGTGGCAATGAAGCAATTCCAAACTATTAACAAAAAGGCATACCCGATTATCAAAAGCAAAGCTGAAAATGCTTTGGAAATGGCATCGGAATACGTAAGCCAATCGGCAGTTGCGCCTGATATTATTTTCTTTGACCTGCCGGGAACCGCAAATACCAAAGGGGTATTGACAACCTTGAAAATGATGGATTTTATCTTTTCGCCCATTACCGCCGACCGCTTGGTAGTGGAAAGCACATTGGGCTTCACAAAAGCCTTTCTTGAACTTCCGAAAAACATTGAGGGTAACGATCAACAAGAACTGTGGTTGTTTTGGAACCAGGTGGACGGCAGGGAAAAGACAAGTTTATACGAGGCATATCAAAGTGTCATTAAAACACTCAACCTACCCATAATGGAAACCAGGATAATGGACAGCAAGCGTTTCCGAAAGGAAACGGATGATACAGAAAGTTATGTGTTCAGGTCAAGCCTGCTACCTGCCGAACCTCAGTTGATGAAAGCAACGAAAATGGATTTGTTCGTTGAGGAATTTTTAAAAATTACTCATCTATAA
- the merA gene encoding mercury(II) reductase, which yields MNFIKNIIGNGAEHKNGKAVTEEKLLLEISGMTCDHCATGIEKMLLKNEGVTEAKVSYQSGSCECSFDPSKTSKEEIVNTINETKNYKVKSEIKKEDCCATQKDSSLQNSSHFDLIIIGGGSAAFSAAIKAESLGLSTLMVNGGLDFGGTCVNVGCVPSKNLIRAGETAYHSTHSNFTGIKPKGVDIDFAQVIKDKKKLVATLQEKKYMDVVSDFENLKMVTGWAEFKDNKTIVVDSKTEYTALKFIIATGATTNIPNIEGLNEIGYLTNVSLFDLEEKPESITIMGAGYIGLELAMAYNRLGVKVRIIEFTDRVLRTQTPDISEALETQMRNEGIEILPNFRAVKFDKKGNETIIHCKCPDGSFTQIIEKGKIVVASGTTPNIQKLGLQNIGLELDKTGHILVNEKMETNLPNIYAVGDVTNTPAFVYTAAFEGKIAVENAFSGSENKADYSSLPWVVFTDPQVAGAGLDEAQAELQNIPFEVSKIELKDVPRAIAANDTRGFIKLIRNTETDKLIGARIVAPEGGELIQQLSMAIKYGITVKELAESFYPYLTLGEGIKLAAITFGKDVAKLSCCAT from the coding sequence ATGAATTTCATAAAAAATATAATAGGTAACGGAGCCGAACATAAAAATGGCAAAGCTGTTACTGAAGAAAAACTATTACTTGAAATTTCGGGCATGACCTGCGACCATTGTGCAACAGGCATTGAAAAAATGCTTTTAAAAAATGAAGGTGTAACAGAAGCCAAAGTAAGTTATCAAAGTGGCAGTTGCGAATGTTCGTTTGATCCTTCAAAAACAAGTAAAGAAGAAATTGTAAATACAATCAACGAAACAAAAAACTACAAAGTAAAAAGCGAAATCAAAAAAGAGGATTGTTGCGCTACACAAAAAGATAGTTCTTTACAAAATAGCAGCCATTTTGATTTAATCATTATTGGTGGTGGTTCGGCTGCATTTTCAGCAGCTATCAAAGCCGAAAGTTTAGGACTATCAACCTTGATGGTAAACGGCGGATTAGATTTCGGAGGAACTTGCGTAAATGTAGGTTGTGTACCATCTAAAAATTTAATCCGTGCTGGAGAAACTGCTTATCACTCCACACATTCCAACTTTACAGGTATTAAACCAAAAGGAGTTGATATTGATTTTGCACAGGTTATCAAAGACAAGAAAAAATTGGTTGCCACACTTCAAGAAAAAAAATATATGGATGTGGTAAGCGATTTTGAAAACCTGAAAATGGTAACAGGTTGGGCAGAGTTTAAAGACAACAAAACAATTGTTGTGGATAGTAAAACAGAATATACAGCTTTGAAATTCATCATTGCCACTGGTGCGACTACCAATATCCCAAACATTGAAGGATTGAATGAAATTGGCTACCTGACCAATGTCTCGCTTTTTGATTTAGAAGAAAAACCCGAAAGCATCACTATTATGGGAGCAGGGTACATCGGTTTGGAATTAGCTATGGCATATAATCGTTTGGGTGTAAAAGTGCGTATTATCGAATTTACAGATAGAGTTTTAAGAACACAAACTCCTGACATCAGCGAAGCCTTGGAAACACAAATGCGTAACGAAGGTATAGAAATCCTGCCAAATTTTAGAGCAGTAAAATTTGATAAAAAAGGAAATGAAACTATTATCCATTGTAAATGCCCTGACGGTTCTTTTACACAAATTATAGAAAAAGGAAAAATTGTAGTGGCATCTGGCACAACACCCAATATACAAAAATTAGGATTGCAAAATATTGGTTTGGAACTTGATAAAACAGGACACATTTTGGTAAACGAAAAAATGGAAACAAATTTACCTAATATTTATGCTGTGGGCGATGTTACCAACACACCCGCTTTTGTTTACACAGCCGCTTTTGAAGGAAAAATTGCCGTAGAAAATGCTTTTTCAGGAAGTGAAAATAAAGCAGATTACTCTTCTTTACCTTGGGTAGTATTTACTGACCCGCAAGTAGCAGGTGCAGGCTTGGACGAAGCACAAGCTGAACTGCAAAATATTCCGTTTGAAGTTTCTAAAATAGAATTGAAAGACGTGCCGAGAGCCATTGCAGCAAATGACACAAGAGGTTTTATAAAGCTTATTCGCAACACCGAGACCGACAAACTAATCGGAGCAAGAATAGTAGCACCCGAAGGCGGAGAACTTATTCAACAATTGAGTATGGCAATCAAATATGGAATAACCGTAAAAGAATTAGCAGAAAGCTTTTATCCTTATTTGACTTTAGGGGAAGGCATCAAATTGGCTGCAATTACTTTTGGGAAAGATGTGGCAAAACTGAGCTGTTGTGCCACTTGA
- the mobB gene encoding conjugal transfer protein MobB has product MIAKIGRSANLYGALAYNQLKVENENGRILFANKMIETASGHYSVAQLAQSFAPYLIANRNTEKHTLHISLNPDPNDKVSDDKFREMAELYMKEMGYGEQPFIVFKHTDIDRSHIHIVSVCVDEQGKKISDKFEKIRSMNVCRELEKKYNLIPATEKKRNQNDKVFHPVNYQAGDVKSQIASVIRHLPNYYQYQTLGEYNALLSLFNITTEKIEGELQGKMQQGLLYIPLNEKGERVGHPFKASLFGKSAGLPALELHFVKCKIALKDTPTKQTLKSAITIALHTTSDEQAFKKQLRKQGINVVVRRNDTGRIYGITFIDHNSKVVWNGSRLGKELSANIFNDYWNNNIKPDIKEPIISQPKISTSNDTDLPMEEPHHLFDFLTTGKHEDGLIEALGGLLPEAQGEDHEEQNFANKMKKKRKRQRGQK; this is encoded by the coding sequence ATGATAGCAAAAATCGGAAGAAGCGCAAATTTATACGGCGCATTGGCATACAATCAGCTTAAAGTGGAGAATGAAAATGGGCGAATTTTGTTTGCTAATAAGATGATTGAAACCGCAAGCGGTCATTATTCCGTTGCCCAATTAGCCCAGTCTTTTGCTCCTTACCTGATAGCGAACCGCAATACCGAGAAACACACATTGCATATTTCACTCAATCCCGACCCGAATGACAAAGTAAGCGATGATAAGTTTAGGGAAATGGCAGAACTATATATGAAGGAAATGGGATATGGTGAACAGCCTTTTATAGTGTTCAAACATACTGATATTGACCGCAGCCACATACACATTGTATCGGTTTGCGTGGATGAGCAGGGTAAAAAGATTTCGGACAAATTCGAGAAAATTCGGTCTATGAATGTATGCCGTGAGCTAGAAAAAAAATACAACTTGATACCTGCTACAGAAAAAAAGCGTAATCAGAATGATAAGGTTTTCCATCCAGTGAATTACCAAGCTGGAGATGTAAAAAGTCAAATTGCTTCGGTTATTCGTCACCTGCCAAATTACTACCAATATCAAACATTAGGCGAATACAATGCCTTGCTTTCCCTGTTCAATATTACAACCGAAAAAATTGAGGGCGAATTGCAAGGAAAAATGCAACAAGGCCTATTATATATTCCACTAAATGAAAAAGGCGAAAGAGTTGGACATCCATTCAAGGCTTCGTTATTCGGAAAGAGCGCAGGACTTCCAGCTTTGGAATTGCATTTTGTAAAATGTAAAATCGCTTTGAAAGATACCCCAACAAAACAGACACTAAAATCTGCCATTACGATTGCTTTGCACACTACAAGTGATGAGCAGGCTTTTAAAAAGCAGTTAAGGAAACAGGGCATTAACGTAGTAGTACGCCGGAATGATACCGGACGTATATATGGGATAACTTTTATAGACCACAATTCCAAAGTGGTTTGGAACGGTTCACGCTTAGGAAAAGAGCTTTCTGCCAATATTTTTAATGATTATTGGAACAATAACATCAAACCAGATATTAAAGAGCCTATCATATCACAACCAAAAATATCCACATCAAATGATACAGATCTTCCTATGGAAGAACCACATCATTTGTTCGACTTCTTAACCACGGGCAAACACGAAGACGGTTTAATTGAAGCATTGGGCGGTTTACTGCCCGAAGCCCAGGGCGAAGATCATGAAGAGCAGAACTTTGCTAATAAGATGAAGAAGAAAAGAAAACGACAAAGAGGTCAGAAGTAA
- the mobC gene encoding conjugal transfer protein MobC produces the protein MQGEDDLRGLAKIMAFMRAVSILLVLMHLYWFCYGFFLERGWTLEVINKILGNFDRTAGLFSHSLYTKVFALVLLALSCLGTKGVKNERITWPKIYVALSIGFVLFFLNTLLLKLSPAVGTFLYILTISLGYIAFLMAGVWMSRLLRTNLMDDVFNNENESFQQETKLMENEYSVNLPTKFYYKGKWNNGWINIVNPFRASIVLGTPGSGKSYAIVNNYIKQQIEKGFSMYIYDFKFDDLSTIAYNHLLKHRDKYKVQPKFYVINFDDPRKSHRCNPLNPDFMTDISDAYEAAYTIMLNLNRSWIQKQGDFFVESPIILLAAIIWYLKIYENGKYCTFPHAIELLNKKYSDVFTILTSYPDLENYLSPFMDAWQSGAQDQLQGQIASAKIPLSRMISPQLYWVMTGDDFTLDINNPKEPKILCVGNNPDRQNIYSAALGLYNSRIVKLINKKGQLKSSVIIDELPTIYFRGLDNLIATARSNKVAVCLGFQDFSQLIRDYGDKEAKVIQNTVGNIFSGQVVGETAKSLSERFGKVLQKRQSISINRNDTSTSVSTQLDSLIPASKISTLTQGMFVGSVSDNFDERIEQKIFHAEIVVDNEKVAAETKAYQQIPQILSFVNEHGEDKMKQKIESNYKHIKLDILHIIESEIERIKNDPDLQHLM, from the coding sequence ATGCAGGGAGAAGACGATTTAAGAGGACTTGCCAAAATAATGGCTTTTATGCGGGCAGTCAGTATTCTTTTGGTGTTGATGCACCTTTATTGGTTCTGTTACGGTTTCTTTTTAGAACGTGGCTGGACATTGGAAGTAATCAATAAGATATTAGGCAATTTCGACAGAACAGCGGGTTTGTTTTCACATAGCTTATATACCAAAGTATTCGCTTTGGTTTTGTTGGCTTTGAGTTGTTTAGGAACAAAAGGCGTAAAGAATGAAAGGATAACCTGGCCTAAAATTTACGTGGCTTTGAGTATTGGTTTTGTTCTGTTCTTTTTAAATACACTGTTGTTAAAGCTATCTCCAGCAGTAGGCACATTTCTGTATATTCTTACTATCTCATTAGGATATATCGCCTTTCTTATGGCAGGTGTATGGATGAGCCGATTGCTCCGTACTAACTTGATGGATGATGTTTTTAATAATGAGAACGAGAGCTTTCAGCAAGAAACAAAGCTGATGGAAAATGAATATTCTGTTAACTTACCCACTAAGTTTTACTACAAAGGAAAATGGAACAACGGTTGGATAAACATTGTAAATCCTTTCAGGGCATCAATCGTATTGGGTACTCCGGGTTCTGGAAAATCATATGCGATCGTAAACAATTACATCAAGCAACAGATAGAAAAAGGCTTTAGTATGTACATCTACGATTTCAAGTTTGACGATCTTTCAACCATTGCCTACAATCATTTACTAAAGCATCGGGATAAGTACAAAGTTCAGCCGAAATTTTACGTCATTAACTTTGACGATCCACGCAAGAGCCACCGTTGTAATCCACTCAATCCCGACTTTATGACGGACATTTCAGATGCTTACGAAGCAGCATATACCATAATGCTAAACCTCAACAGGTCGTGGATACAAAAGCAAGGGGATTTTTTCGTAGAAAGCCCAATCATTCTTTTGGCTGCTATTATTTGGTATCTGAAAATCTACGAAAATGGCAAGTATTGTACATTCCCACACGCCATTGAATTACTGAATAAAAAGTATTCGGACGTGTTCACTATTTTAACCTCATACCCCGATTTAGAAAACTATCTATCGCCCTTTATGGATGCGTGGCAAAGCGGTGCACAAGACCAATTACAAGGACAAATAGCATCAGCAAAAATTCCGCTATCAAGAATGATTAGTCCGCAATTATACTGGGTAATGACAGGCGATGATTTTACGCTCGACATCAATAACCCGAAAGAACCGAAAATTTTGTGCGTAGGCAATAATCCTGACAGGCAAAATATTTATTCCGCAGCTTTGGGCTTGTACAATTCGAGGATTGTAAAATTGATAAATAAGAAAGGGCAATTAAAAAGTTCCGTTATTATAGATGAGTTACCTACAATTTATTTCAGAGGGCTGGATAACCTGATTGCAACAGCAAGAAGTAATAAAGTTGCAGTTTGTTTGGGTTTTCAGGATTTCTCTCAATTGATAAGGGATTACGGGGACAAAGAAGCCAAAGTTATTCAGAATACTGTTGGTAATATTTTCAGTGGTCAGGTGGTTGGAGAAACAGCAAAAAGCCTTTCGGAACGTTTCGGGAAAGTACTGCAGAAACGTCAGAGCATATCGATCAACAGAAATGATACTTCAACTTCTGTTTCCACCCAATTAGATAGCCTTATTCCGGCTTCAAAGATTTCAACCTTAACACAGGGAATGTTTGTAGGCTCAGTATCGGATAATTTTGATGAACGTATCGAGCAAAAGATATTTCACGCTGAAATAGTAGTGGATAATGAAAAGGTAGCTGCCGAAACAAAAGCTTATCAGCAAATACCGCAAATCTTGTCTTTTGTAAATGAACACGGCGAGGATAAGATGAAGCAGAAAATTGAAAGTAATTACAAGCATATAAAATTAGATATTCTTCATATTATAGAAAGTGAAATAGAGCGCATTAAGAATGACCCTGATTTGCAGCATCTGATGTAA
- a CDS encoding DUF3408 domain-containing protein, translated as MGTDKNDFKKPDVDEDYLMNIISGDEPVTPHQKNQQQEEPKEIKPKAKEKARSSSSKKADYEETFLVNRFPSGRSGKVVYIRPEYHERLLRIVQLTREEKTTLYSYIDNILEHHFREFGDDITDYFNERFKPIL; from the coding sequence ATGGGTACAGATAAAAATGATTTTAAAAAGCCTGATGTTGATGAGGATTATCTGATGAACATTATCAGTGGCGATGAGCCTGTTACTCCACACCAGAAAAACCAGCAACAGGAAGAACCAAAGGAAATCAAGCCTAAAGCCAAAGAAAAAGCCCGAAGCAGTTCGTCTAAAAAAGCGGATTACGAGGAAACGTTTCTGGTCAACCGGTTTCCGTCTGGTCGTAGTGGTAAGGTAGTTTACATACGTCCCGAATACCACGAGAGATTGCTCCGCATTGTGCAATTAACGAGAGAAGAAAAAACAACACTCTACTCGTACATCGATAATATTCTTGAACATCACTTCAGAGAGTTTGGGGATGATATTACCGATTATTTCAATGAACGTTTTAAACCCATTTTATAA
- the merTP gene encoding mercuric transport protein MerTP has protein sequence MNKKSKSGKLAGASILSAIAASLCCITPVLALISGAGGIVSSFSWLEPVRPYLLGITVLVLGFAWYQKLKPRTAEEIECACEEDEKPPFMQTKKFLGIVTVFAFLMMAFPYYGHIFYPKADKEIVVISSDNIQEVKFNVSGMTCASCEEHVKHAVNELPGIVSVSANSTNGTADVKFDNSKTNKEAIIKSIDATGYKVSGEAATLEN, from the coding sequence ATGAATAAAAAATCAAAATCAGGAAAACTTGCGGGAGCAAGTATCTTATCAGCCATTGCAGCATCACTTTGTTGCATTACACCAGTTTTAGCCCTGATATCAGGTGCAGGAGGAATTGTGTCATCCTTTTCGTGGTTAGAACCTGTAAGACCGTATTTACTTGGTATTACCGTTTTAGTATTGGGTTTTGCTTGGTATCAAAAACTCAAACCACGCACTGCCGAAGAAATAGAATGTGCTTGTGAAGAAGATGAGAAACCGCCTTTTATGCAAACTAAAAAGTTTTTAGGAATTGTAACAGTATTTGCATTTCTGATGATGGCTTTCCCTTATTATGGACATATTTTCTATCCGAAAGCAGACAAAGAAATAGTTGTAATTTCTTCTGATAACATACAAGAAGTAAAATTTAATGTAAGTGGAATGACTTGCGCAAGTTGCGAAGAACATGTAAAACACGCAGTGAATGAATTACCAGGAATTGTAAGTGTTTCTGCTAACAGTACTAATGGAACTGCTGATGTAAAATTTGATAACAGTAAAACTAACAAGGAAGCAATTATCAAGTCTATTGATGCTACAGGTTACAAAGTTTCTGGCGAAGCAGCAACTTTAGAAAATTAA
- a CDS encoding heavy-metal-associated domain-containing protein yields the protein MKKYFLISIIGFILLSFQTNAQCCAASSNKKAITENNNQRNSKTVKLKITGMTCAGCANHVSKALKNVNGVIEQSVEYPGDVAIIKYDVAKTKPEELIKAIEEAGYQAEVIKHNTKV from the coding sequence ATGAAAAAATATTTTTTAATCTCAATCATTGGATTTATACTACTATCCTTTCAAACAAATGCACAATGTTGTGCTGCTTCATCAAACAAAAAAGCAATTACTGAAAACAATAATCAGAGAAATAGTAAAACTGTTAAGTTAAAAATTACAGGAATGACCTGTGCCGGATGCGCAAACCATGTATCAAAAGCTCTGAAAAATGTAAATGGTGTTATAGAACAATCAGTTGAGTATCCGGGTGATGTCGCCATAATAAAGTATGATGTCGCCAAAACCAAACCCGAAGAACTGATTAAAGCCATTGAGGAAGCAGGATACCAAGCTGAAGTTATTAAGCACAATACAAAGGTGTAA
- a CDS encoding FAD-dependent oxidoreductase yields MEKFDVIVIGTGSGSNVAKRCAAADKKTAIIDYQPYGGTCALRGCDPEKVLVGLVHVLTLNKQLEGKGITTSTTSSLKDLMRFKKSFTEPKISETEVGLKRADVGMYHGKAKFVSKNTIQINENILQAKKFVIANGAKPRSINIPRENFLIDSTAFLELKELLEDILFIGGGYITFEFAHIVSRFGVKVVILHRGEMPLGKFDADMVKLVIQIKLNTEAISIVKENNHFVVHAVQGGNELNFATSLVVHAAGRTADIDDMGLEKVNVSFKNNGIAVNEYMQSISNPNVYSCGDGARYYHEFQNEAYG; encoded by the coding sequence ATGGAAAAATTTGATGTAATAGTGATAGGCACAGGTTCGGGAAGTAACGTAGCCAAGCGTTGTGCAGCAGCAGATAAAAAAACTGCTATCATTGATTACCAACCCTATGGAGGCACTTGCGCTTTGAGAGGGTGTGACCCTGAAAAAGTTTTGGTCGGCCTAGTGCATGTATTGACGCTCAATAAACAATTGGAGGGAAAAGGCATCACAACTTCTACCACATCTTCATTGAAAGATTTGATGCGGTTTAAAAAGAGTTTTACAGAACCAAAAATATCTGAAACTGAAGTCGGATTAAAAAGAGCAGACGTTGGAATGTATCACGGCAAAGCAAAATTCGTTTCTAAAAATACCATTCAAATAAACGAAAATATTTTACAAGCAAAAAAGTTTGTTATTGCAAACGGAGCCAAACCACGGAGTATCAATATACCTAGAGAAAATTTCCTCATCGATAGCACCGCTTTTTTAGAACTGAAAGAATTACTAGAAGACATTTTGTTTATCGGGGGTGGTTATATAACTTTTGAATTTGCACATATTGTTTCGCGTTTTGGGGTGAAAGTAGTTATTCTTCACAGGGGGGAGATGCCCTTGGGAAAATTTGATGCTGACATGGTTAAACTAGTCATTCAGATTAAATTAAACACTGAGGCAATAAGCATAGTCAAAGAAAATAATCACTTTGTAGTTCATGCTGTGCAGGGAGGAAATGAATTAAACTTCGCTACTTCTCTTGTGGTACATGCTGCTGGAAGAACCGCAGATATAGATGATATGGGTTTAGAAAAGGTGAATGTTTCTTTTAAAAATAATGGAATAGCCGTGAATGAGTATATGCAGAGTATATCCAACCCGAATGTATATTCTTGCGGTGACGGTGCAAGGTACTATCATGAATTTCAAAATGAAGCGTATGGATAA